A stretch of DNA from Pongo abelii isolate AG06213 chromosome 10, NHGRI_mPonAbe1-v2.0_pri, whole genome shotgun sequence:
GTAGGGACCTGGGACAGTTATTTCAATCAGCTTCTTCACCTCCCTGGTGGCTTGAGGTCACCCCCTTGTGGTTCATGCCGCAAGGTGCACCGGAGGCTTCTCCAGGTCACTGTGACGTGCTAGATAATGCTAAGGTGACCTGCAGAGTAGCCCTTATCACTCCCATACACAGATCAGGAAAACAAGGCTGAAGAGGGGTATAATGACACCAGGATCACTCCAGGCCAGCTTGCCAGAGCTGTGACGTGAACCTGACTGCCCCACCAAAGCTCAGCCCTGAGTGCTGGAGAGAATCCAGGGACCCGAGCCTTCCCGGCCCTCTTGCTTTCTGTCtgccaacttccattccacgggCCCCCTGTCTTGCCCATTCCTCCCTGCAGATCTCTTGGCACAGGAGGCGCAGTTTGTGGTGACCATCGGAAACATCAGAGGAGTCCTGGACACCTCTGTCTTAGACCCGGAACCCGGACCCGAAGGCCCTTTCATCACTTACAACTATTACGTGACCTACGATTTTGTGAAAGACGAAGAGGGCGAAACGAATGAGTCCGCGGACGTGCTGGCCGAGGTGTGCCCTGGGCTGTCCCTGGGAGTATGGGGGGCTCTTGTGAAGGCTGAACTGCTTTGTGGGCCCCAGGaaaatctttttaattaattaatttatttatttattgaggcggagtctcgctctgtcacccaggctggagtgcaatggcgtgatctcagctcactgtaacctctgcctcccgggttcaagcaattctcctgcctcagctccccagtagctggaattacgggtgcccaccactacgcccagctaatttttgtatttttagtagaaatgaggtttcaccttgttgaccaggctggtctggaactcctgagctcgagtgatcctcggcctcccaaagtgctgggattacaggtgtgggccaccgcgctGGCCAAGAAAGATTCTTCATATGGAATTTGGTGATTCATGCAGGGACCTGGCTTCATCTCAGCCTCTTTCTTGCAGCTAGAGCAATTTTCAACCATGCACACTCCCCTTGCCCCCTTAAAATCTGAGCCTAACAAGAGAGCTGCCCAGCATTTCATAACTTGGCCCCTTGTTCCCAGCCCCATTCTgcaatatcttttttgttttgttttgttttgagacgaagtctcgctctgtcgctcaggctggagtgcagtggcgcaacctcggctgactgcaacctctgcctctgggttcaagtgattctcctgcctcagcctcctgagtagctgggattacaggcttgcgccactatacccagctcattttttgtatttttagtagagatggggtttcaccatgttagccaggatggtctggatctcccgacctcatgatctgcctgcctcggcctcccaaactactgggattacaggcatgagccaccgcgcccagctccaTTCTGCAATTTCTACAACTCTTCCCATCTCCCTCCACATCAGAAGAAAACCCAAGGATATCATCCAACTAGGAGAAGCATGATGACACCTGTCTCCTCCTCCCACATAGAAGTGGTTCTTGCTTTTACTCTTAATGTAGGTCTTTCAGAAAAGACAAAACTGGGTTTCTAAGAGCCTTCGTGCCTCCTAGTGTGGTGTGTCTGCTCATGTGTGAACCTCATCCAGATGTCAGGAGCTGTGTTACAGACACCCCTGGCATCAGCTGAGCACGTCCTGAAGACGGCAGCCTTGGACAAGTTTCTGTGTCTTCCTGCAGATCGTCAAGCCCTCTCCCAGCTCAGAATTATTAGTTGAGGAATCTCCTGAAGAGGTCGTCGGAGACGTCATCAAAGACATTGTTGAAGAGGTTACTGAAGAGGTCGAAGGGTCTCTGGAGTCTGAGGTGGAGGAGTCAGGAGAGTCAGAGCTGTCTGTCATCTCGGGGCCTTCGACCATCTTGCAGACGCCGAGGGCCTCTGCAGAAGAGCTGGCCAAGTTGCGGCTGCGTATAGATCCCCGGCTCTGCCCGTCCCCAGGGTAAGGATGGAAATCTGAACCAGGGCAAGTGGTCAGAGCAGTAGGGTCACGAGCCTAGACCACACTGCGACCTTCCATTAAAAGTCCTgaggctggccgggcgcggtggctcacacctgtaatcccagcactttgggaggccgaggcgggcagatcacttaagttcaggaggtcgagaccagcctgaccaacatggtgaaacaccatctctactaaatacaaaaaattaaccaggagtggtgatgcgcacctgtaatcccagctacttgggaggctggggcaggagaattgcttgaacccaggaggcagaggttgcagtgagccaagattacaccattgcacccaccctgggcaataagaaagaagctctgtctcaaaaaaaaaaaaaaaaaaaaagaataaataaaaacaattgatttACTTTCTGGTTTaattccctccctctttcttcctttctctctttgttttttgtggtGGGGTCTCAtgatgttgaccaggttggtcttgaactcctgatctcaagcagtcctactgccttggcctcccaaagtgctgcaattacagatgTGGGGCACTATGCCTGGGCTTGGTGTCATTTTCTTACTCCAGTATGCTTCATTCTCACCCCCATTTCCTTCATGTTGTTATGgtcaaatatattacatttctacATGTTATAGCCCAAACTACAATTTTATAGACGTCTTATACTATTGCATTTTATTCTAATTAGAATCAAGGACAAGAAATATATGACTATACTGTCTTTTGTATTTGCCTACATGATTACATCTTTATTGGTGCTCTttgttttttatgtgaatttgAATTACCCTCTGGTGTTACTTCctttcagcctgaagaacttcctCCAGGAAGTTAATGTATTCATGTATTCAACTTATTTTCATGTTTCGGGTAAGGCAAATCTACTGGCAACAAAGTcagttttttcttcctcttgatatgtctttatttcacctgcaattttcaaagatagttttgctgggtatagaattgTTGGTTGAcagttttggtgttttttttttttcccccgctACCccagaacagtttttttttttttttttgagagggaatcttgccctgttgcccagggtggagtgcagtggctggatcttggctcactgcaacctctgcttcctgggttcaagtgattctcctgcctcagcctcccaagtagctgggattacaggcacccgctaccatgcccaggtaatttttagtagaggcgaggtttcacagtgttggccaggctggtcttgaactcctgagctcaagtggtccatctgcctcagcctcccaaagtgctgagattacaggtgtgagccaccatgcctggcctaccctAGAACTTTGAATATGTTGCCAGCCTGCCTActggcctccattgtttctgatgaaaagTCAGCTGTTCATCTTATTGGGATTCCTTTGTCTGTcatgagtcatttttctcttcctgctttcaGGATTTTCACTTTGTCTTTCAGCATTTTTACTATGATGTCTCGGGGTGTGGATGTGTTTGCATTTATCCCGCTTGGAGTTTGCCAAGCTTGAATATATAGATGAATGTTTTAAATCAAATCTTGGAAGTTTTCAGCTGTTATCCTTCAAGtatttttctctgttcctttttctATCTCCTCTCCTTCTAGCACTTCTATTATGTGTTCTTCTAGTAGCTCTTCAGAAAACCCAAGGAAAACCTGGAGTGTTTACCAGGGGCCCACCTCCTTGGAGGGCTTTGACCACAAAATTTTGCCCCCCTAGTGCCCATGAGGTTGCCTAAAGTTCTCTTCGGCTTCTCAGCCACCACTTTTGGATTTGGCTCTTGAGCATTAATGTGGCACTAAGCTCATTCTCTTTGATTGTTCCCCTTTGCCCTGATGTTGGCCCTGAAAATTCTCAGTGACTTGGCTCTTCAGCACCTTCAACAGATAATATTGTGTCCAGCTGATATGACTGTTCTCAGCAGGAAAGTTTGTCCAGTCTAGTCTAGTCTACCATGTCCTAAAACAGAAtttccacattgattttctaaacatacattttatttttgcagtctaatagatttattttaaattatcttaagtTACATTCCTTAGTTTACTTGTAAGCCTTTATATTTTCCATACAATTATTTGCCATATGTAATTTCCCAAGTTCAACAATTAGCAAATGCCAGTCATCCACATACCATTTCCAGGTGCAGGTGTGATGTTGGCTATCGGGATTACAAACAACAAATCAGATAGAAAATGGTCTGTTCTagagggctgggcacagcggctcatgcctgtaatcccagcactttgggaggccgaggcaggcggatcacttgaggtcaggagttcgagatcagtcttgccaacatggtgaaaccctgtatctactaaaaatataaaaaattatctgggcatggtggcacatgcctgtagtcccagctactccggaggctgaggcagaagaatcgctggaacctggaaggtggagattgcagtgagccgagattgcgccagtgcactccagcctgagagacagagcaagactctgtctcaaaaaaaaaaaaaaaaaaaaaaaattctgttctaTTTGGGCACTTACCTTTTCATGAGGGAAATGAACAAACAGTAATTACATATGTTAATGTCACAAGTGGTACATCAGAGGAAGTACAGGACAAATCTCTGCCCCTAGGATGAGCACATAGACTTAGAAGTGTGGGAAACACATTCACCCATCCAAACCCAAAGAACAGACTCAGAGACACGAAGAACAGTGGAAATGAGACTCTTCATGGCAGTTTTGGAAGATCAGGTGTCTGGTAGGCAGGCACACTGGGGCAGTCACAACAGGTCATTTATCTCCTAGTGGGCAAGtccctcccccagttcctcaCTGGTCGAGTACTATGGGGTTACAATCTTCCTGCTGTCGCCTAGGTTTCATTATCCCTTTATAAGGTCATACCCTGTCCCCTTCCCCACttaagttttgctcttgtcgcccaggctggagtgcagtggtgtgatctcggctcactgcaacctctgcctcctgggttcaagcaattctcctgccttagcctctgaagtagctgggattacagatgcacgtcACCAcccctggaaattttttttttttttttttttttttttgtatttttagtagagacagagtttcactacgttggccagtctggtctcaaacttctgacctcaggtgatccacccaccttagcctcccaaagtgctgggattacaggtgtgagccaccgcgcctggccccctttTATGGGCTGACCCCTCCTCTACATACTGTTCGCTAAGCGTGACTTTCTAGGTGCCTGAGTCGTGAGGTTTGTCACGTCCTCAAGGCTGGCTGCCAGTACTTAGATTTTTCATGCCTTGAAAATGGACCATTTAAACTTTCTCACAGGAGGAATGGTAGAAAGAAGGTTAACTATGGAGGAAGGCAGGGATTGGCAAGAGATAGggctggagagagacagagagaaaaagacccTTTCTTCTAAGGGGAAACTATTAAGAAGTTTTCAAGCAGAGGAGTAATGAGATCAGGTTTCCATTTGAGGAAGATGACTGCAGTGGAGAAGATGACAGTGTGCAGACAGACTTTCAACTCTTCTATTCACTTCTCCAGTAGATTGTTGAGTGCTAACCTTTATATGTTTGTATCATTCATGTACATATGTTATCactggtttggggtttttttcatGTCACTTTTTATTCAGGAGGGTCTAACATTTCTTTAACCTGAGaagtacaatttttctttttcttttttttttttgagatggagtttcgctctttccaccaggctggagtgcaatggtgcaatctcggctcattgcaacctccgcctcctgggttcaagtgattctcctgcctcagcctgccgagtagctgggattacaggcatgcgccaccatgcccggctaattttgtatttttagtagagatgaggtttctccatgttagtcagactggtctcgaactcccgacctcaagatatccgcctgcctctgcctcccaaagtgctaggattacaggcgtgagccactgcccttggTGAGAAGTAAAATTTTTCACATTGTATCTTGGATTCTTTCTATGtgtccatttcactgcatttctgctgctgctgctttttttaatttttaattttttatttttttgagacagagtcttactctgtcgtccaggctggagtgcagtggtgcgatctctcactgcaacctccgcctcccgggttcaagcgattctcctgcctcagccacttgaatagctggaattacaggcgcccaccaccacgcccggctaatttttgtatttttagtagagacagggtttcaacatgttggccaggagagttccagaccagaactcctgaccttaagtgattcatctgcctcagcctcccagaatgccgggattataggcatgagccactgcgcccagccgagatATAGTTAGCATATCATAACGTTCATTTTAAAGCTTATGAGTtggtggtttttagtatattcacagagttctgCAGCCATTACCACGGTCTAATTCCAGAACGTTTCCGTCACCCCAGAAAGGTAGCCATTAGGCGTCACCTTTGATTCCCCTATCCCTCTAGTCCAAGGCAACCATTAAAGCACTTTCTGTCCCTGTGGATTTGCATATGGATGGAATCACaaaatatgtagccttttgtgtctggcttctttcactgagcatcatgttttcaaggttcatccgtggTGTAATAAGtatcagtgcttcattcctttttttatttttttgagatggggtttcattcttgttgcccaggctggagggcagtggtgtgatctcagctcactgcaacctccgcctcccaggttcaagcgattctcctccctcagcctcccgagtagctgggaccacgggcacgtgccaccacgcccggctaattttttggtatttttggtagagacggggtttcactgtgttagccagcatggtctcgatctcctgacctcgtgatccgcccgcctcagcctcccaaagtgctgggattacaggcgtgagccaccccgcccggcctctgcttttttttttttttcctgcaggaggttctcactttgtcgcccaggatcgagtacagtggcatgaacacggctcactgcagccttgacttcctgggctcaagcaatcctcctacctcagcccccaaagtagctgggactacaggcatgtgccaccacgcccagctaatgtttgtattttttgtagaaacggggtctcgatatgttgcccaagctgctctcgaactccttggttcaagcgatcctcccgtctcggcctcccaaagtgctggaattagaagccagagccaccacgctcagcccttTGCTGAACTTTTAACGAACAACTCTTGCTGCGTTTTGGTTGGTTTCTGTCAGTTGCTCAGGGTGGTCCTGCCTCTGAAGGGCTCCACTCGCCTTTCTTTTGCGGTCTCCTTTGTGTCCACACGTTTCTGGCCTTCTGGTCCCTTTGCCCTGCCTGGTGGCAGCCGGGCCCCACGTCTCATGCTGTTTGTGGGCTTCGATGCTCATGGTCTCCTCGGATTTCCCCTCACAGTCCTGTCCCGGGTCCCTGCCCACAGCCCCTGGGTGACGGCACCTACCTCTTCATCCCTCTCTCCCCAAGGACTGTCCTCTTCAGCACCACCCACAAGCCCTGGGCTGAGGTCATCCCCTGCAGCTACGAGATGCAGCACTCTCTCAGGGACCTGGTGCCACTGAAGGCCTTCCTGCTGGCGGGGACCACCGTGACCATCGTGGAGGAGAAGGTGCGCAGGTGGAGGCAGCGCCCGGCCATCCACAGGCTGCACTTCTGCCCTTGTTCCTGTTCCCATCGGGCCATCCCCCACGGGAGCCCCGCCATGGGGCTCAGTGCCATTCCAGAAAGGGTGAGGGAGAGGTGACCCCAGGCAGCCCGCCTGGGCCTCTGCTCACTCGAGGATTCTCTCCTGCTCCTagattctctcctggcctgtggtGCTACCTGCTGTTGACAGTCCCCTGTCTGCCAAGAAAGGAAAGGGGGAGAAAgacaagaaagggaaggagaaagacagaacggggaaaggagagaaagagccGGCCAAGGTACCGGGCCTTGGTGCCGGTGCCGGGGAGGGCAGCCTGGCAACACCCTTGCTTCAACTTGTCCCACCCTCCTGTCCTCCCGTCGGTCATTGTCGCAGGAGTGGAAGGTGCcgaagaagaagaaagagctgCCCAAGGAGCTCCGGCAGGACCCCCCCATCCTTCAGGTGCTGGGCCGGGGCCTGGTGATCCTGGAGCCCCTGCTCGCCGGGGAGCCCCTGGTGTCCACCGTGTGCAACTTCGGCGTGGTCCGCACCTTGACATCTGACAGGCTGACGTTGGCCAGGGTACAGCCGGGCCCTAGCCACATCCTCCACCTCTGCCTTCGCCCTCCCCATGGGAACCCTGTGGGCAAGCAAGGGCTGTGGGCCCAGGTCACCGGATGTGGGGGAGGTGGCGGGGAGGGCCTTTCCCTGGGTCACGCAGCCGGGTTGCTGGTGCTGCCGCCTGCACAGAGGGCACCTCCGTGGACTTTGGCCCAGTCAGGAGCCTTCCCCTCTGGGATGGGCTGGGGCAGGCACCCTCACCAGGAGACCCCCGCCTTCCTGGACCTGTCAGATGCCTTGGAGGAGGTGGGGCCCCAGAGACACCCCTTCTCCAGTACCTCCCCTCTCCAGTAAGCATCTCGTTTTGTGGTTCTTTCTCTCAGGATTCGAAGAAGATTAAGAAAGTTGCCAAAAAAGGTGAGTGCCGATGGTGGTGACCAAAGGCAGGGATTGTCAGGAGGACCTGCCGAGGGCCAGCCCTGGGGG
This window harbors:
- the LRRC43 gene encoding leucine-rich repeat-containing protein 43 isoform X5 produces the protein MEASYESESESEAGPGTQPPGTGTVSAAVREHLRKLCLREFPCGAGSWVLELYGNEMSSMECLCARPPAGLQHLGLGHNKLLGPLESLYVTANHWPNLVSLDLGFNDLTDLQSMVASLRTLRHLRLLVLQGNPLALVPYYRGLAIDSLAQLCVLDDITVSPNEKHLFRGLSLNGDLLAQEAQFVVTIGNIRGVLDTSVLDPEPGPEGPFITYNYYVTYDFVKDEEGETNESADVLAEIVKPSPSSELLVEESPEEVVGDVIKDIVEEVTEEVEGSLESEVEESGESELSVISGPSTILQTPRASAEELAKLRLRIDPRLCPSPGTVLFSTTHKPWAEVIPCSYEMQHSLRDLVPLKAFLLAGTTVTIVEEKILSWPVVLPAVDSPLSAKKGKGEKDKKGKEKDRTGKGEKEPAKEWKVPKKKKELPKELRQDPPILQVLGRGLVILEPLLAGEPLVSTVCNFGVVRTLTSDRLTLARDSKKIKKVAKKGLRFRKNVQPGGRERRQGVPREVAAKSMRPDHSRATHHTEAEKWKPARRGGSRL
- the LRRC43 gene encoding leucine-rich repeat-containing protein 43 isoform X6 — its product is MEASYESESESEAGPGTQPPGTGTVSAAVREHLRKLCLREFPCGAGSWVLELYGNEMSSMECLCARPPAGLQHLGLGHNKLLGPLESLYVTANHWPNLVSLDLGFNDLTDLQSMVASLRTLRHLRLLVLQGNPLALVPYYRGLAIDSLAQLCVLDDITVSPNEKHLFRGLSLNGDLLAQEAQFVVTIGNIRGVLDTSVLDPEPGPEGPFITYNYYVTYDFVKDEEGETNESADVLAEIVKPSPSSELLVEESPEEVVGDVIKDIVEEVTEEVEGSLESEVEESGESELSVISGPSTILQTPRASAEELAKLRLRIDPRLCPSPGTVLFSTTHKPWAEVIPCSYEMQHSLRDLVPLKAFLLAGTTVTIVEEKILSWPVVLPAVDSPLSAKKGKGEKDKKGKEKDRTGKGEKEPAKEWKVPKKKKELPKELRQDPPILQVLGRGLVILEPLLAGEPLVSTVCNFGVVRTLTSDRLTLARDSKKIKKVAKKEKPKAVIPIYEGDYHPEPLTVEVQIQLNQCRSAEEALRMFAV